One Bartonella kosoyi DNA segment encodes these proteins:
- a CDS encoding SH3 domain-containing protein, translating into MLRKRFLSTMMTLWALGASGVAMTAFHAQAGTIAGTVARVASGQVSLRTGPATAYKVIAMVPMGAKVQIYGCLSNKTWCSLGYSGKIGWASARYVNVNNVPTVAFKKMPVNSLKKMSAKSNAIIKSPKEKVKQAVSDFKALPAMQKTRKNMQKLYRTDVIIDATGVKKRDERTILNPSPKAQGVSVKHVNAYNPFFPDKVNDKNFERNETRYRVVTYPAR; encoded by the coding sequence ATGTTAAGAAAGAGATTTTTATCAACAATGATGACTTTATGGGCTTTAGGAGCGTCAGGGGTGGCAATGACTGCTTTTCATGCACAAGCTGGAACCATTGCTGGAACAGTTGCCCGTGTTGCATCAGGTCAGGTGTCTTTACGCACAGGCCCTGCGACAGCTTATAAAGTGATCGCAATGGTTCCAATGGGAGCAAAAGTACAAATTTATGGCTGTCTATCCAATAAAACTTGGTGTTCGCTTGGTTATAGTGGAAAAATTGGCTGGGCATCTGCACGTTATGTCAATGTCAACAATGTTCCCACCGTTGCTTTTAAAAAGATGCCCGTAAATTCTTTGAAGAAGATGTCTGCAAAATCAAACGCCATTATAAAATCGCCAAAAGAAAAAGTAAAACAGGCTGTTTCTGACTTTAAAGCGCTTCCGGCGATGCAAAAAACACGCAAAAACATGCAAAAACTGTACAGAACCGATGTGATTATCGATGCCACAGGTGTCAAAAAAAGGGATGAACGGACAATTTTAAATCCATCTCCAAAAGCACAAGGCGTTTCTGTAAAGCACGTCAATGCTTATAATCCCTTCTTTCCGGATAAGGTTAATGACAAAAATTTTGAACGCAATGAAACGCGTTACCGCGTTGTGACCTATCCTGCTCGATAA
- a CDS encoding CobW family GTP-binding protein: MEKIPQKKLPVTVLTGYLGAGKTTLLNRILSENHGKRYAVIVNEFGEIGIDNDLIIESDEEIYEMNNGCVCCTVRGDLIRILESLMQRSHRFDAIIIETTGLADPIPVAQTFFMDDTVHEKTALDSVIVVVDAKYFPSQLKKSREVEEQIAFADIVLLNKIDLVTTQERAHAESLIFAINPRAILYTTQRTNIPLDKLLNCGFFDLQRALDHEPHFLDHEHTDQHGDHVCGPDCHHDHHHHTSSIHDITVTSISLKTGALQPEKFFPWIQQVTQQQGPDILRLKGIIAFQGDDDRYVIQGIHMFLEGQHQRPWREDEKRESRLVFIGRCLDAEKLKTDFENCA; the protein is encoded by the coding sequence ATGGAAAAGATACCCCAAAAAAAACTTCCTGTTACAGTTCTCACGGGCTATCTTGGTGCAGGAAAAACCACCCTTCTCAACCGCATTCTCAGTGAAAATCATGGCAAACGCTATGCCGTCATTGTCAATGAATTTGGTGAAATTGGGATTGATAATGACCTGATCATTGAATCTGATGAAGAAATTTATGAAATGAATAACGGCTGTGTTTGCTGCACCGTGCGCGGTGATCTCATTCGCATTCTGGAAAGTCTGATGCAACGCTCCCATCGATTTGATGCGATTATTATAGAAACAACAGGGCTTGCTGATCCCATTCCTGTTGCACAAACCTTTTTCATGGATGATACTGTCCATGAAAAAACAGCTCTCGACAGTGTCATAGTTGTCGTTGATGCAAAGTATTTTCCCTCTCAACTGAAAAAAAGTCGTGAAGTTGAAGAGCAAATTGCCTTCGCAGACATCGTTCTTTTAAATAAGATTGATCTCGTCACAACACAAGAACGTGCCCATGCTGAATCTCTTATTTTTGCCATTAATCCTCGTGCCATACTCTATACAACACAGCGCACCAATATTCCTCTTGATAAACTCCTCAATTGTGGTTTCTTTGATCTCCAACGCGCTTTAGACCATGAGCCTCATTTTCTTGATCACGAGCATACAGATCAACATGGAGATCATGTGTGTGGTCCCGATTGCCATCATGACCATCATCATCACACATCGAGCATTCATGATATTACCGTCACTTCTATAAGTTTAAAAACAGGAGCCCTGCAACCAGAAAAGTTTTTCCCTTGGATCCAACAGGTTACGCAGCAACAAGGACCAGATATCTTGCGTCTCAAAGGCATTATCGCCTTTCAAGGAGATGATGATCGCTATGTCATTCAGGGCATTCATATGTTTCTTGAGGGACAACACCAACGCCCATGGCGTGAAGATGAAAAACGAGAAAGCCGCCTTGTTTTTATCGGACGCTGTCTTGATGCTGAAAAGTTAAAAACTGATTTTGAAAATTGCGCATAA
- a CDS encoding NAD(P)H-dependent oxidoreductase: protein MASNVNLTGLAHDLKQRAENHPPIRIGLIGCGEMGTDLLSSIAHMEGITVAAVATRTPSRIFDAATLAYGEEGHVCEVENAHALTQSIEKGLIAATDDIDLVLRHEQIDIIVDATGYPEAGAEIGFKALENNKHLVMMNVEADVTIGAYLKHEAEKRGLIYTLGAGDEPTSCMELIEFVSALGHKIVAAGKGKNNPLLFDATPDAYEEEALRRNMNVRMLVEFIDGSKTMVEMAAIANATGLLPDCPGMHGPQAALQDLNKVLIPKQDGGILQQYGVVDYSIGQGVSPGVFVIAEIAHPRLRERMEDLKIGQGPYFTFHRPYHLTAMEVPLTCARVMLYGKKDMVPLSHPVVEVCAVAKKDLHPGDQLDFIGLYSYRAWIMNIAEARAHQAIPCGLLEKATVTAAIKKNELITVHNTAIREDQWIARLRAKQDLLLHCPSLG, encoded by the coding sequence ATGGCAAGCAATGTGAACCTAACAGGTTTAGCGCATGATTTGAAGCAACGTGCAGAAAACCATCCCCCCATTCGTATTGGACTGATTGGTTGTGGTGAAATGGGCACAGATTTATTATCAAGTATTGCGCATATGGAGGGGATAACAGTCGCCGCCGTCGCCACGAGGACACCGTCACGTATTTTTGATGCTGCGACACTTGCCTATGGCGAAGAAGGACATGTCTGTGAAGTTGAAAATGCGCATGCCCTCACACAAAGCATTGAAAAAGGTTTGATTGCAGCAACAGACGATATTGACCTTGTTTTGCGCCATGAACAAATTGATATTATCGTTGATGCAACTGGTTATCCTGAAGCAGGAGCAGAAATTGGCTTTAAAGCGCTTGAAAACAACAAACATCTTGTCATGATGAATGTTGAAGCTGATGTTACGATTGGCGCGTATCTGAAACATGAAGCAGAAAAACGAGGCCTTATTTATACCCTTGGTGCTGGTGATGAACCGACTTCCTGCATGGAACTTATCGAATTTGTTTCAGCTCTTGGGCATAAAATTGTTGCAGCGGGGAAGGGAAAAAATAATCCTCTCCTCTTTGATGCCACACCCGATGCTTATGAAGAAGAAGCACTCCGCCGTAATATGAATGTGCGCATGTTGGTTGAATTTATTGATGGTTCCAAAACAATGGTTGAAATGGCAGCAATTGCCAATGCTACTGGACTTCTCCCCGATTGCCCAGGAATGCACGGCCCTCAAGCAGCACTGCAAGATTTAAACAAAGTCCTTATTCCAAAACAAGATGGAGGCATCTTGCAACAATATGGTGTGGTGGATTATTCAATAGGTCAAGGTGTTTCCCCAGGGGTCTTTGTCATTGCAGAAATAGCACACCCACGTTTACGCGAGCGTATGGAAGATTTAAAAATTGGTCAGGGACCTTATTTCACCTTTCACCGCCCCTATCATTTAACAGCTATGGAAGTTCCCCTCACCTGCGCACGCGTTATGCTGTATGGCAAAAAAGATATGGTTCCCCTTAGCCATCCCGTAGTAGAAGTCTGTGCTGTTGCTAAAAAAGATTTACACCCAGGTGACCAATTAGATTTCATCGGTCTTTATAGTTATCGCGCTTGGATCATGAATATTGCAGAAGCACGCGCTCACCAAGCCATTCCTTGTGGTCTTTTAGAAAAAGCAACGGTAACAGCTGCAATTAAAAAAAATGAACTCATTACAGTGCATAATACGGCTATTCGTGAAGATCAATGGATTGCGCGTCTTCGTGCCAAACAAGACCTTTTACTTCATTGCCCTTCTCTCGGCTGA
- a CDS encoding methionine ABC transporter permease, with protein sequence MFNVLSHELPQAVIDTILMTLSASFMAFIIGLPLGLLLHTTARGGIFASSLINRPLSMIIDSIRAIPFIILAFYLLPVTRIVVGKGIGMPAVIFILTISATPFYARMAELAFKTVENGLIEAVRSMGASRLQIIRHVLIPEALPSLITGFTVMVISLIGATSLAGYLGGGGLGDMAIRYGYQRYNTFIMTVVIILLIVLNITTQWISDKIVQKLDKTKH encoded by the coding sequence ATGTTTAATGTTTTGTCTCATGAACTTCCTCAAGCTGTTATTGATACAATATTGATGACATTGAGTGCTTCTTTTATGGCATTTATTATAGGGCTTCCCCTTGGTCTTCTTCTTCATACAACAGCACGTGGAGGGATTTTTGCCTCATCTCTCATCAATCGCCCTTTAAGCATGATCATTGACAGTATTCGTGCCATTCCCTTTATTATTCTTGCATTTTATCTTCTTCCCGTTACCCGTATCGTTGTAGGAAAAGGAATAGGAATGCCTGCTGTCATTTTTATACTGACCATTTCAGCGACTCCTTTTTATGCACGCATGGCCGAACTCGCTTTTAAAACCGTTGAAAACGGCCTCATTGAAGCTGTCCGCTCCATGGGTGCAAGCCGTCTTCAAATTATCAGACATGTTCTTATTCCTGAAGCGCTCCCTAGCCTGATTACAGGTTTTACAGTCATGGTCATTTCTCTCATCGGTGCCACCTCACTTGCTGGGTATCTCGGTGGAGGCGGTTTAGGAGACATGGCAATCCGCTATGGCTATCAACGCTATAATACCTTCATCATGACCGTCGTCATTATCCTTTTGATTGTGCTCAATATTACAACCCAATGGATTTCCGATAAAATCGTACAAAAACTTGATAAAACGAAGCACTAA
- a CDS encoding WD40 repeat domain-containing protein produces the protein MPNITHYDLQSYCLSCGFIGNKPAFVSVEGLIVFLTPTPQTFDVHKGIISSHFSHDNTAIITGGEDGKVCQTRADGHTELLSQKERKWINNVVFGPQKAFAFSASRLTFVHVGKERQEFTYERSIEGLAFAPKGLRLAVAHYNGVTLHWLSTQTSPTTLVWKGAHCGVTFSPDNRYVISTLQENALHGWRLTDHQHLRMSGYPSKVKSWSWSAKGKWLATSGASAAIVWPFHTKDGPMGKTPLELGTRANALVSTVSCHPSKEIVAIGFNDGMILAAHFRDGKEVILKGYGKSAISALSWDQTGQNLTFGSENGECGVINITD, from the coding sequence ATGCCAAACATTACCCATTATGATCTCCAAAGTTACTGCCTTTCCTGTGGTTTTATAGGCAACAAACCAGCCTTTGTTTCCGTAGAAGGTTTGATTGTTTTTTTAACCCCAACCCCACAAACCTTTGACGTTCACAAAGGAATAATTTCAAGTCATTTTTCTCATGACAATACCGCGATCATCACAGGAGGAGAAGATGGAAAAGTCTGTCAAACAAGAGCTGATGGTCACACAGAACTTCTCAGTCAAAAAGAACGCAAATGGATAAATAACGTTGTTTTTGGTCCCCAAAAAGCTTTTGCCTTTTCCGCCTCACGTCTCACATTTGTACATGTTGGAAAAGAACGACAAGAGTTTACGTATGAGCGCAGTATAGAAGGATTGGCTTTTGCCCCAAAAGGTTTACGACTTGCGGTTGCCCATTACAATGGCGTTACGCTTCATTGGCTCTCAACGCAAACATCTCCCACCACATTGGTATGGAAAGGCGCTCATTGTGGCGTCACCTTTTCACCAGACAACCGCTATGTCATTTCCACGCTGCAAGAAAACGCCTTGCACGGCTGGCGTCTTACCGATCATCAACATTTACGCATGAGTGGTTACCCAAGCAAAGTCAAAAGTTGGTCTTGGAGTGCAAAAGGAAAATGGCTCGCAACATCAGGTGCTTCTGCAGCAATTGTTTGGCCCTTTCATACAAAAGACGGTCCCATGGGAAAAACACCCTTAGAACTTGGAACACGAGCAAATGCACTTGTTAGCACCGTTTCATGCCATCCAAGCAAAGAAATTGTAGCCATAGGCTTCAATGATGGAATGATTTTAGCGGCACATTTTCGTGACGGAAAAGAAGTCATTCTAAAAGGTTATGGGAAAAGCGCTATCTCAGCACTCAGCTGGGATCAAACAGGGCAAAACCTCACCTTCGGCAGCGAAAATGGTGAATGTGGTGTGATCAATATCACTGATTAA
- a CDS encoding creatininase family protein produces the protein MVSNTPFLALLPLGAHEYHGEHLPFETDWIIAEAFAKALTLETKEQFHIALLPVEKIGYSVEHMDITGTQTLTFSDAIKRWIKIGENCYHKGIKRLLLLNAHGGNSPLMSIVITELRRRFSMLAVATSWSRFGLPQGLIEPAQQPLDIHGGFIETSLMLYLAPEKVHMERAKNFRNKQADMIANYRYLRAYGPHAFGWTMRDLNTHGAAGNASKATPQAGEAIFSHVLSQLRDLLDDIKRFNINTWR, from the coding sequence ATGGTATCTAACACGCCTTTTCTCGCTCTTTTACCTTTGGGCGCACATGAATATCACGGAGAGCACCTTCCCTTTGAAACCGACTGGATTATTGCTGAAGCTTTTGCAAAAGCCCTCACGTTAGAAACAAAAGAACAATTTCATATCGCCCTTTTACCGGTTGAAAAAATTGGCTATTCTGTAGAACATATGGATATCACAGGCACACAAACTCTTACCTTTTCTGATGCGATTAAGCGCTGGATAAAGATTGGTGAAAACTGCTATCACAAAGGGATCAAACGTCTTCTTCTTCTCAATGCTCACGGAGGCAATTCACCTTTAATGAGCATTGTTATCACCGAATTGAGAAGGCGCTTTTCCATGCTTGCTGTCGCAACAAGCTGGAGCCGTTTTGGCTTGCCGCAAGGTCTGATAGAGCCCGCTCAACAGCCTCTTGATATCCATGGTGGTTTTATTGAAACCTCTCTCATGCTCTATTTAGCGCCAGAAAAAGTCCATATGGAAAGGGCTAAAAATTTTCGTAATAAACAAGCAGATATGATTGCCAATTATCGCTATTTACGCGCTTATGGTCCCCATGCCTTTGGCTGGACAATGCGAGATCTCAACACGCACGGTGCAGCAGGAAATGCAAGCAAAGCAACCCCCCAAGCCGGTGAAGCAATCTTTTCTCATGTTCTGTCTCAGCTTCGTGATTTACTTGATGATATCAAGCGATTTAACATAAACACATGGCGATAA
- a CDS encoding MetQ/NlpA family ABC transporter substrate-binding protein yields the protein MTLNFFSRSRLRGLFLSLLALFLSTAFSMAADKTKIKLGIMEGRDAIIWKVAAEQAKKNGLDIELVYFSDYALPNDAVNAGEIDANAFQHAPYLNEQMKQRGYKLSIVGYTFIAPIGIYSHKIKDLKDLHDGAHVGIPNDPSNGGRALLLLNSLGLIKLKDPHNILASPLDIIENPKNLQIRELDAGMLGRAIDDFDIAIVNTNWAIVSGLNFEKDVVAWESAKNNPYDNIIVVRTSEKDEPWVKKLVAAYNNELIRAKIKEVFGTTAQTSW from the coding sequence ATGACATTAAATTTTTTTTCTCGTAGTCGTCTTAGAGGATTATTTCTCTCTCTCTTGGCACTTTTTTTGTCTACTGCTTTTTCCATGGCTGCAGACAAAACAAAAATCAAACTCGGTATTATGGAGGGACGGGATGCGATTATCTGGAAAGTTGCTGCTGAACAAGCTAAAAAAAATGGTTTAGATATTGAACTTGTTTATTTTTCTGATTACGCTTTGCCCAACGACGCAGTTAACGCAGGAGAGATCGATGCCAATGCTTTTCAGCACGCCCCTTATCTTAATGAACAAATGAAACAACGTGGCTATAAACTTTCAATTGTCGGCTATACATTTATTGCTCCAATAGGTATTTATTCACATAAAATCAAAGACTTAAAAGATCTGCATGATGGTGCACATGTTGGTATTCCTAATGACCCATCAAATGGTGGGAGAGCCTTACTTCTTCTCAATTCTTTAGGTCTCATTAAATTAAAAGATCCTCATAATATTCTCGCATCTCCCCTTGATATTATTGAAAATCCTAAAAACCTGCAAATTCGTGAACTCGATGCCGGTATGTTAGGGCGTGCAATTGACGATTTTGATATTGCAATTGTAAACACAAACTGGGCTATTGTTTCTGGATTAAACTTCGAAAAAGATGTAGTTGCATGGGAGAGCGCAAAAAATAATCCTTATGATAATATCATCGTTGTACGCACGAGCGAAAAAGATGAACCATGGGTAAAAAAATTAGTTGCCGCTTACAACAATGAACTTATCCGTGCAAAAATCAAAGAGGTTTTTGGTACAACAGCCCAAACATCTTGGTAA
- a CDS encoding methionine ABC transporter ATP-binding protein, with the protein MEKPTLISLKNISRCFNKTAGVPVINNLSLNIHAGEILGIIGRSGAGKSTLIRCLNGLEKIDAGCIFFEDVDISNLSETEWAPYRQRIGMIFQHFNLLSSQNILDNIALPLKLSGVSKKQRHKRALELIELVGLYGKEYCYPAQLSGGQKQRVGIARALAANPKILLSDEATSALDPETTQSILELLANINKHLNLTIVLITHEMEVVRTIAHRVVVLNQGQIVEEGRVKDIFTSPQDDTTIAMLKLVTPQLPEKFAKNLKPIGREAVIEINIAGEIAQQPFLHLLENESGLKARILHGGIDTVQDETIGRLFLALPGEDKEALEKAVQWLTKKGRYCEVLGYV; encoded by the coding sequence ATGGAAAAACCTACTCTTATCTCCTTAAAAAACATCAGCCGTTGTTTTAACAAGACGGCTGGTGTTCCGGTGATTAATAATCTCTCTTTAAATATCCATGCTGGTGAAATCCTTGGCATTATCGGGCGCAGTGGAGCAGGAAAATCGACACTTATCCGCTGTTTAAATGGGTTAGAGAAGATTGATGCAGGGTGCATTTTTTTTGAAGATGTTGATATTTCAAATCTATCAGAGACAGAATGGGCGCCTTACCGTCAACGGATTGGGATGATTTTTCAACATTTTAATCTTCTCTCATCACAAAATATTCTTGATAACATTGCATTGCCACTTAAATTAAGTGGTGTCAGTAAAAAACAACGCCACAAACGTGCCCTCGAACTGATTGAATTGGTTGGGTTATATGGGAAAGAATATTGCTATCCGGCACAATTATCCGGAGGGCAAAAACAACGGGTTGGCATTGCCCGTGCTCTAGCCGCTAATCCTAAAATATTGTTATCCGATGAAGCAACTTCTGCTCTTGATCCTGAAACAACACAATCTATTCTAGAGCTCCTTGCGAATATTAACAAACACCTCAATCTCACGATTGTGCTCATTACCCATGAAATGGAAGTTGTACGCACCATAGCGCATCGCGTCGTTGTTCTTAATCAAGGACAGATTGTAGAAGAAGGACGTGTGAAAGACATTTTTACATCACCGCAAGATGATACAACTATCGCCATGCTCAAGCTTGTCACGCCACAACTTCCTGAAAAATTTGCAAAAAATCTCAAACCAATCGGGCGAGAAGCTGTCATTGAAATCAATATTGCTGGTGAAATTGCCCAGCAACCTTTTCTTCATCTGCTAGAAAATGAGAGTGGTTTAAAAGCACGTATTTTGCATGGTGGTATTGATACCGTTCAAGATGAAACCATTGGGCGACTCTTCTTGGCTCTTCCTGGAGAAGATAAAGAAGCTTTAGAAAAAGCTGTTCAATGGTTAACGAAAAAAGGACGATATTGTGAGGTATTAGGTTATGTTTAA
- a CDS encoding MaoC family dehydratase, giving the protein MQQKIAVQDVATFIGKEIGLSQWRLVTQDMINQFAGATDDHQWIHVDEEKAKKTPFGGTIAHGFLTLSLLSTLAYEALPELEGAAMGINYGFDKVRFMSPVKTGARVRARFLLDDAEIRPSGRVVFHYGVTVEVEKLKKPALTAQWLIVAVLGEKFSNL; this is encoded by the coding sequence ATGCAGCAAAAAATCGCAGTACAAGATGTTGCTACTTTTATTGGAAAAGAAATAGGATTATCGCAGTGGCGTCTTGTTACACAGGATATGATTAATCAATTTGCAGGCGCTACAGATGATCATCAATGGATACACGTTGATGAGGAAAAAGCCAAAAAGACACCTTTTGGGGGAACGATTGCTCATGGCTTTTTAACATTATCGCTTTTGTCTACACTTGCTTATGAGGCTCTTCCAGAGTTAGAAGGAGCTGCAATGGGGATTAATTATGGTTTCGATAAAGTACGGTTTATGAGTCCTGTGAAAACAGGAGCTCGGGTGCGTGCGCGTTTTTTGTTAGATGATGCCGAAATTCGCCCTTCTGGTCGCGTGGTTTTCCATTATGGGGTGACAGTGGAGGTAGAAAAATTAAAAAAACCAGCCCTTACGGCTCAATGGCTTATTGTTGCTGTGCTGGGCGAAAAATTCTCCAACCTTTAA